The following is a genomic window from SAR86 cluster bacterium.
AGTAATCTCTAAAAATTCACTATCAAAAAAAAATCTTGATCCAGTAATTAATAAAAGTAATAAAGTAATGATTGTTACTGATTCAGGAATACCAAAAAAATATTTAAAAGAATTAAGATCGATCTTAAAAAATAAAACCTTATATATTCATATTTTAGAAAAAGGTGAAAACTCAAAATCGTCTCTTAATTTTTTTAAAATACATGGAAAATTATCTGACCTCAAGTTTGATAGAACAGACTGTTTGCTTGCTCTTGGTGGTGGGATGGTTGGAGATATAACTGGTTTTTGTGCTGCAACATATTTAAGAGGTATCCCATATATTCAAATTCCAACAACTTTATTATCTCAGGTTGATTCATCGGTTGGAGGGAAAACAGCTATTAATATAAAGCAAGGTAAAAACTTGGTTGGTGCATTTAATAATCCTGCCTTGGTACTGATTAGTACAAATTATTTAAGTACTCTTCCAAAAAAAGAATTCAAGTCTGGATTGGGAGAAATAGTTAAGTATGCATTTATCAAAAATAAGAAACTTTATAAATTACTAGAATTAAATGGCAATAAAGTTTTAAAAAAAGAACCAAAAATTTTAGAGGAAATCATTACTGAATCCATAAAAACAAAGGCAAAGATTGTAACTGAAGATGAAAAAGAACAAGGAATAAGAGCTATATTAAACTTTGGTCATACTTTTGGACATGCCATTGAAGCGTATGAAAAATATAAGGGCATTACACATGGAGAAGCTATAACTCTTGGCATGGTAATTGCGCTTAGAATATCTCTGTTGGAAAAACATATATCAAATACGAAGTTTTCTAAATTTGTAAGCCTTATAAAGTCTTTGCAATTAAATACTAATTTTAAAAAATATAAATATAATAAATTAAAGAAATTCTTAATGAATGATAAAAAAGTGGCTGATGGAGAATTAAATTTAGTTTTGATCAATAAATCTGGCTATGCATTTAAAACCAATAAATTTAAGACAGATAATTTAATTAAAGCTTTTGATTAATTTTTATGCAGCATTTGCTGTTGTAGCTTTTAATAAATCTTGAATATTTGATGCCGCTGGCATAACTAACCAAAAATATGGCTCAAACTTTTCAAAATCATCTATAAGTTCTTTTGCTTTACTGCTTTTCGTTTCCTTATAGTGCTTTGCAATGAGTTCTTTCAAGTGTTTTCTGTGCGGTTGCATATCTTCAGTTATTATTCTTTCTATATTAACAAGGCCTCTATTGCATTTATCAAAAAAACTTTTATCTTCGTCTAAGACATATGCAAAACCTCCAGTCATTCCTGCACCAAAATTAGCTCCAACAGAGCCCAAGACTGTTATTTGTCCACCTGTCATATACTCGCAGCAATGGTCTCCCGCACCCTCAATAACTGCTTGCGCACCTGAATTTCTTACACCAAATCTTTCGCCCGCTCTACCAGATACATATAATTCACCGCCAGTAGCACCATAAAGGCATGTATTTCCAACCAAAACATTATCAGATTCTGAGGAGTATGAGCTGCTGTTTTTTATAACAATCTTTCCTCCATTCATACCTTTGCCAACATAATCATTAGCATCACCTTCTATGCACAATTCAACTCCATTAGCATTCCAACAGCCAAAGCTTTGTCCAGCTGAGCCATTAAAATTAACAATTAATGGTTTCGAAAGTCCTTTTTCTCCAAACTTATCAGCAACATATCCTGAAACAGATGCACCAACAGATCTATCAGTATTTGAGATTTGATAATTTAAAGTAATGCTTTTGTTTCTGTTTATATGTTTTTTTGAATCTTTCAAGATTTTTTTTGCAAGCGTTCCCTTATCCCAGGGTTCATTCTTTTTAGAAGTGCAAAAAAAGGACTCTTTTGAATTATTATCTTTAAATAGTAAATCGCTTAAATCAATTGATTTGTAGTGATTCTCCACATTAGTTATCTGCTCCAAATATTGTGTTTGACCAATAATATCGTCTAATTTTTTTACACCCATTTTAGATAAATGATTCTTTACATCATTTGCAATAAATTCAAAGTAATTCATTACTCGTTCTTTCTCACCAATAAAATGATGATTAATAAGATCATCTCTTTGTGTTGCAACCCCGGTCGCACAATTATTTAAATGGCATATTCTTAAGTACTTACAGCCCATCGCTATCATAGGACCAGTGCCAAAACCAAATGATTCAGCACCTAAAATAGCTGCCTTAATAACATCTAGGCCTGTTTTCATTCCACCATCTGCTTGAAGTCTAACTTTATGTCGAAGTCCACTGTCTCTTAAACTCTGGTGGGCTTCAGCCAAACCTAACTCCCAGGGAGATCCTGCATATCTTATAGAAGTTAGAGGGCTTGCACCTGTGCCACCATCATGACCTGAAATTGTTATTAGATCTGCATACGCTTTTGCTACTCCTGAGGCTATCGTGCCTACTCCTGGTTCAGAAACCAACTTAACAGAAACTAAGGCTTTTGGATTGACCTCTTTTAAATCATAAATTAACTGAGCTAAATCTTCAATGGAATATATATCATGATGTGGAGGTGGTGATATCAAGGTCACACCAGGTGTCGAATATCTTAACTTTGCAATTAATTTATTTACTTTACCTCCAGGTAATTGTCCACCCTCGCCTGGTTTTGCACCTTGCGCAATTTTAATTTGTAAGACTTCTGCATTTACTAAGTAATGAGGCGTTACTCCAAATCTTCCAGATGCGACTTGTTTAATCTTTGAGGTTTTATCAGTTCCGTATCTTTCAATAGCTTCTCCGCCTTCGCCAGAATTTGACCTTGCACCAAGGTTATTCATTGCTTCGGCGAGAGTTTCATGCGCTTTAGGCGATAATGCTCCTAAACTCATGCCAGCTGAATCAAATCGCTTTAATATTTCTTTGCTCGATTCAACACTTTTTATATCGATGCTTTTTCTGTTTGTTTTGATTTCTAAAAGATCTCTTAACATTGCAGGAGGTCTTTTATCTACAAGATTTGAATACTCCTTATATGATACCTCTGAACCAGTTGAGACTGCTTCTTGTAGTTTTTTAACAATCTCTGGATTATAGGTGTGGTATTCGCCTCCATGAATATATTTTAATAAGCCTCCTACATTCATATCACTTAAATTAGATCTTGCATATTCATCAATAGATCTGATTTCTTTGTCAAAGTCATTAAAGTTTCGTCCTCGAATTCTGCTTGTTGTGTTTGTGAAACACAGGTCAACAATATCAGAATTTAATCCTACAATTTCAAATAATTGTGAACCTCTATAGCTCGAAATTGTTGAGATACCCATTTTTGATATTATTTTTAATATGCCTTTGTTAACACCCTTCCTATATCGAGCACAATTTTCATGAGGCGAACCTTTGAGTTCGTTTTTGTTAGTTAAATCTAATATTGTTTGATAGGCCAAAGTAGGATAAACAGCAGTTGCTCCAAAACCAATTAAACATGCAATTTGATGAGTGTCTCTTGCTGAAGATGTTGTTATAACAATATTTGCATCTGATCTTAATCCAAGCTTAACAAGTTTTTGATGAACACCGCCCACAGCAAGTAAAGCATTAATGGGTAAAAAACTAGCATCCGGCAATTCTTCTTTAAGATGAATTATTGCGTAGCCCTTTTTTACACTACTTACAACTTGATTTTGTATATTTTTTATTGCTATCTCTACTGATGAGTTTTTTGGATAAGATAATGGAATTTCTTTTGTCTTAAAATAAGGATTTTTAATAATTGACTGGAGTTTTTTATGAGATAAAACTGGTGAAGTTGTTACCAATCTTTTTGCGTGATCTTTAGATTCCTCATAAATATTTAATTCTGGACCAAAACATGTTTCCAGTGACATAACACTTCTTTCTCTCAAAGAATCTATAGGTGGATTTGTTACTTGTGCAAATTGTTGCCTAAAATAATCATATATTTGTCTATGCATTTTGCTCATTACTGCTAGAGCAGTGTCATCACCCATGGAGCCTGTACCCTCTTGGGATTCAATTGCTAAAGGTTTTAACACTGAAGTTCTCTCTTCTTTAAATAGTAGAAAAAGTTTAGATGAAGTATTAAATTCATCAGCAGGAATTGCTTTGAGCCCTGGACCCTCAAATTTATCTAGACTTGATTCTATGTAAATTGCGTTATTTTTTAACCATTTTCTATAGGGGTTAGTGCCTTTTAAATCATTATCAATTGGATTTTCATTCAATATTTCACCAGTTTCTGTGTTGATTGCCAAAATTCCACCTGGCTGAATTCTTCCTTTTGTAATAATTTTTGATTCTTTAACAGGATTAACTCCGGTTTCAGAGGCAATCGTAACGAAATTATCTTTATCAATCTGATATCTAGCCGGTCTAAGGCCATTCCTGTCAAGCATACAAACTGCCCACTTGCCATCTGACATGACTATACCAGCAGGACCATCCCAAGGTTCCATATGCATAGAGTTATACTCGTGGAAAGCTCTTATATCTGCATCCATAGATTGTGTATTTTGCCAAGCGGGTGGAAGAACCATTCTTATTGCTCTAAATAAATTGATGCCACCCTTAATAAGAAGTTCTAGCATATTATCTAGTGATGAAGAATCAGATCCTGTTTCATTAACCAATTGTTTGAATTTTTGGATTTTTGGAATTAGTGGCGTAATAAATTTAGATGATCTCGCTTTTACCCAATTTCTGTTACCTCTAATTGCATTTATTTCTCCATTATGAGCTAACAATCTGAAAGGTTGTGCTAAATGCCATCTTGGACTTGTATTTGTAGAAAATCTTTGGTGAAAAACACAAGATGAAGCCCTAAAGTCTTTTTGACTTATATCAATGTAAAATTCTTTGATTGCGTCAGGTAGCATTAAACCTTTATAGACAATAGTTTTAGATGAAAAGCTACAAATATATAAAGTTTCGTCATCTAAATATAATTCCTCAATAAATTTGCGGGCTTGGAGCAAATTAGTCTCAAACTCCTGATCATTAAAAACTTTCTCATCTAATGTAATAAATAATTGATATATATTTGGTGCGTACTTAAATGCTATTTTCCCTAAAATATTTTTATTTACGGGTACATTGCGACAAGCTAATAACTTTAATTTTTCTTTACCTAGAATTTTCTTTATTTTGGGTAAAATCTTTGAAATATCGTCTTTATAAAAAACTTGGCCAATTGCATAGGTTTCAGGTAGTTTGATGTTTTCTTCTTTAAGTAAAGTATTTCTATAAAAATCATGGTCTATGTCAAATAGTAAACCACAACCATCACCAGTTTTTCCATCAGAGCCTATAGCACCTCTGTGCGCCATGCTTTCCAGAGCTTTGATAGAATTAATAATTAATTTGTGCGATTTTTCACCATGAATATTAGTGATTAAGCCAAATCCACAATTGTCTCTAAATTCTTGTTTTTTAATTAATCCAGGCATGTTTCTCTAAAAGTGAAAGATAATAATATCACAGAATTCTATGATTTGTATAAAAAAAGTGTCATACTATGTCATACACACTTTGAAAAATGAAGACTAAAAATAAACAATACAGAATTGAAAAAGGACTTCTCCTATTTACTCAGCCAAGATCACCCTATTTTTATGGAAAGCTAAGAGTAAACGGTAAATATATAACACAATCTTTTGCTCCCATATTAAATATTGAGGATGCGAAAAGACATTTATATAAATGGAGAGATGAAATTATTGGTAATGGTTCTTTTGGAACAACAAGCAGTGATAGAAACGAATATATCAATCATGAAAAGTTGGATAATGATTTTCAATTTTTGGATGTTGGAAGATTCGATCCAAATAAAAAATCTATTGAAGAAAGGAAGATTAGTTTTGTAGAAATATATGATGAATATAATCAAGTAAATGCATCTAACCAAGCACATAGATGTCTAGATTGTGGAAATCCATATTGTGAGTGGAAATGTCCTGTTCATAACTACATTCCAGATTGGTTAAAATTAGTTAATGAAGGAAATATAATAGAGGCTGCGGAGTTATGTCATTCAACGAATAGTTTACCGGAGGTTTGCGGTCGCGTTTGTCCTCAAGATAGGTTATGTGAAGGTGCATGTACATTAAATGATGGTTTTGGTGCTGTAACAATAGGCTCAACTGAAAAATATATCACCGAAAAAGCATTTGAGATGGGCTGGAAGCCAGATATGTCATTTAGAAAATGGACAAATAAAAAAGTAGCAATAATTGGTTCTGGTCCTGCAGGTATTGCATGTGCTGATGTTTTAACAAGATCTGGGGTTAAAAGTCATGTATTTGATAAAAATCAAGAGATTGGTGGTTTGTTAACATTCGGTATTCCAGAATTTAAACTTGAAAAATCTGTTATAAAAAGAAGAAGAAAAATCCTTGAAGAGATGGGTGTTGAGTTTCATTTAGGCAAAGAAGTAGGTAAAGATATCCCATTTAAAAAAATATACGATAAATATGATGCGGTATTTTTAGGTATGGGAACATATACTTCTTTAGAAGGAGGTTTTCATGGAGAGAAGCTAAATGGAGTATATAAAGCAATTGATTATTTAATATCTAGTACTAATAAGCTTCTAGGTATAAAAGATAAGCAAAACAAATTTATAAATTTAAAAGGTAAAAATGTAATTGTTTTAGGTGGTGGTGATACTGCGATGGATTGTAATAGAACAGCAATTAGACAAGGTGCAAAGTCTGTAAAATGTTTATATAGAAGAGATGAAGAGAATATGCCAGGATCAAAAAGAGAAGTTCTAAATGCTAAAGAAGAAGGTGTTAAATTTGAATTTAATATACAACCGATTGATATTGTCGGTGATGAATATGCAGAGGGGGTTAAAATAGTAAAAACAAAGTTAGGAGAGCCTGATCAAAATGGAAGAAGAGTCCCTATTCCTATTCCAGGATCGGAGGAAATATATGAAGCAGATGCGGTAATTGTTGCTTTTGGTTTTAGAGCGAGTCCATCAGAATGGTTTAAAGATTTTAAAATTAATACTCATAAAAATGGTTTAGTTGATGCTGAAGAACATCAAGAATATAAATTTCAGACTACAAATAACAAAATTTTTTCTGGTGGCGATATGGTAAGAGGATCAGATCTAGTTGTCACTGCTATTTGGGAAGGCCGTGAGGCAGCTAAAAGTATTATTAAATATGTTTCATGAATTTATCCCAACCAATATTTCTTAAGGCACTAAATAAAGAAATTTTAGATACTCCACCAATTTGGTATATGCGTCAAGCTGGAAGGTACATGCCAGAATATCAAGCTGTAAGAAAAAATTACAAAAATTTTCTTGATATGTGCAAAGATCCAGATACATGCTGTGAGCTTGCATTGCAACCAATAAATAAATTTAACCTAGATGTAGCAATACTTTTTTCAGATATTTTAACAATTCCTGATGCTATGAATTTAAATGTAAAATTTATTGAAAGTCAGGGTCCCGTTTTTAATAACCCTATAAGAAGTCCTGATGATATTTTAAATATCCAACAATTCGATGAAAGTAGACTTTTGTATGTATACAAAGCAGTAAGTAACATAAAATCTGCTTTGCCAAAAAATATTCCATTAATTGGTTTTTCCGGTAGCCCATGGACATTGGCGGCATACTCTATTGAAGGAAAATCATCAAAAGACTTTTTAGTTACTAAAAATTTTATTGATCACAATGAAAAAGAAACTCATTTGTTTCTAAAAATATTAACAGAGGCATGTTTTAAATATCTCAAAAAACAAGTTGAGTCTGGAATTGACGTGATACAAATATTTGATTCTTGGGCAAACCTGCTTTCTGAAAAAAATTATGCTATTTATTCCTTAAATTATATTGAAAAGTTAGTTTCAAAATTAAAAGAGGACCCTATTACCTCAAATATTCCAATTATTCTTTTTGCAAGAAGCCCCAAGTGCGATCTTGATGAGCTTGCTTTATCTAACATAGATTGTTTAAGTCTTTTTTGGGATGTAAACCAAATGGAGAGTTTAAAATTGTCAGGTAAAGTTTCTATTCAAGGTAATCTTGATCCAAAAATTCTTTTAGAATCAGATGAGATTATAAAAAAAGAAACATTCAAGATCTTAGATACATATAAAAACTATCCTGGTTATATATTCAACTTAGGGCATGGGATTACACCCAACATAAATCCAGAAAAAATAAAGTTTTTAACTGAAATAATCAGGTCAAGATAATTATTTTTTTTCAGGCCAAAGTCTAATTAATCCCTCCTGTGTGCAGGAAGCAACTAAATCGCCGGTTCTAGAAAAAATTGAGCCCCTTGAAAAACCTCTTGCATTCCTCGTAATTGGGCTATCAATTGAATAAAGAAACCAATCATTCAAATCAATTTTTCTATGAAACCACATAGCATGATCTAAACTAGCATTTTGAAAATTTTTTGTTAAAAAATTAACTCCAACAGAATTATTTGCAGCAGCTAGTAGTCCCATATCTGATATATATAACAAAAAAGCTTGTTGAGAAATAAGATCTTTTGGCAATTTACCCTCAGCTTTAATCCAAGTATTTTTATAAGGAGGCAATTTTTTTGGATTAAAATAATCTTGAACTTCAACAGGCCTCATTTCAATCTCTCTTTGTTTGAGAAACATTGGCATGTCGCCCTTATCCATATTTAATTTCTCAAGTAAAGCTCTTCTATTCTCAATCTCACTTTTTAAGTCTTCTGGTTTTGGCACATCAGGCATTTTTATTTGATGCTCTAGTCCTTTTTCTTCTTTTTGAAAAGAAATTGACGAATTAAATATTGCTTCTCCATCCTGAATTGCTTTTACTGTTCTTGTAGAAAAGCTCTTACCATCTCTAATTCTATCGACAGTAAAAGTAATAGGCTTTTCCATTTGACCCGGTCTTAAAAAGTAAGAGTGGAATGAGTGTGCAAAATGTTTAACATCAATTGTTTTATATGCAGCTATCAAAGTTTGTGCCATGACTTGGCCGCCAAAGATTCTTTTATAGCCAACATTCTTTCCAGACCAGCTATAAATATCCCTA
Proteins encoded in this region:
- the aroB gene encoding 3-dehydroquinate synthase, translated to MPKSFSVGKDTSKYKVVISKNSLSKKNLDPVINKSNKVMIVTDSGIPKKYLKELRSILKNKTLYIHILEKGENSKSSLNFFKIHGKLSDLKFDRTDCLLALGGGMVGDITGFCAATYLRGIPYIQIPTTLLSQVDSSVGGKTAINIKQGKNLVGAFNNPALVLISTNYLSTLPKKEFKSGLGEIVKYAFIKNKKLYKLLELNGNKVLKKEPKILEEIITESIKTKAKIVTEDEKEQGIRAILNFGHTFGHAIEAYEKYKGITHGEAITLGMVIALRISLLEKHISNTKFSKFVSLIKSLQLNTNFKKYKYNKLKKFLMNDKKVADGELNLVLINKSGYAFKTNKFKTDNLIKAFD
- the gltB gene encoding glutamate synthase large subunit; the encoded protein is MPGLIKKQEFRDNCGFGLITNIHGEKSHKLIINSIKALESMAHRGAIGSDGKTGDGCGLLFDIDHDFYRNTLLKEENIKLPETYAIGQVFYKDDISKILPKIKKILGKEKLKLLACRNVPVNKNILGKIAFKYAPNIYQLFITLDEKVFNDQEFETNLLQARKFIEELYLDDETLYICSFSSKTIVYKGLMLPDAIKEFYIDISQKDFRASSCVFHQRFSTNTSPRWHLAQPFRLLAHNGEINAIRGNRNWVKARSSKFITPLIPKIQKFKQLVNETGSDSSSLDNMLELLIKGGINLFRAIRMVLPPAWQNTQSMDADIRAFHEYNSMHMEPWDGPAGIVMSDGKWAVCMLDRNGLRPARYQIDKDNFVTIASETGVNPVKESKIITKGRIQPGGILAINTETGEILNENPIDNDLKGTNPYRKWLKNNAIYIESSLDKFEGPGLKAIPADEFNTSSKLFLLFKEERTSVLKPLAIESQEGTGSMGDDTALAVMSKMHRQIYDYFRQQFAQVTNPPIDSLRERSVMSLETCFGPELNIYEESKDHAKRLVTTSPVLSHKKLQSIIKNPYFKTKEIPLSYPKNSSVEIAIKNIQNQVVSSVKKGYAIIHLKEELPDASFLPINALLAVGGVHQKLVKLGLRSDANIVITTSSARDTHQIACLIGFGATAVYPTLAYQTILDLTNKNELKGSPHENCARYRKGVNKGILKIISKMGISTISSYRGSQLFEIVGLNSDIVDLCFTNTTSRIRGRNFNDFDKEIRSIDEYARSNLSDMNVGGLLKYIHGGEYHTYNPEIVKKLQEAVSTGSEVSYKEYSNLVDKRPPAMLRDLLEIKTNRKSIDIKSVESSKEILKRFDSAGMSLGALSPKAHETLAEAMNNLGARSNSGEGGEAIERYGTDKTSKIKQVASGRFGVTPHYLVNAEVLQIKIAQGAKPGEGGQLPGGKVNKLIAKLRYSTPGVTLISPPPHHDIYSIEDLAQLIYDLKEVNPKALVSVKLVSEPGVGTIASGVAKAYADLITISGHDGGTGASPLTSIRYAGSPWELGLAEAHQSLRDSGLRHKVRLQADGGMKTGLDVIKAAILGAESFGFGTGPMIAMGCKYLRICHLNNCATGVATQRDDLINHHFIGEKERVMNYFEFIANDVKNHLSKMGVKKLDDIIGQTQYLEQITNVENHYKSIDLSDLLFKDNNSKESFFCTSKKNEPWDKGTLAKKILKDSKKHINRNKSITLNYQISNTDRSVGASVSGYVADKFGEKGLSKPLIVNFNGSAGQSFGCWNANGVELCIEGDANDYVGKGMNGGKIVIKNSSSYSSESDNVLVGNTCLYGATGGELYVSGRAGERFGVRNSGAQAVIEGAGDHCCEYMTGGQITVLGSVGANFGAGMTGGFAYVLDEDKSFFDKCNRGLVNIERIITEDMQPHRKHLKELIAKHYKETKSSKAKELIDDFEKFEPYFWLVMPAASNIQDLLKATTANAA
- a CDS encoding glutamate synthase subunit beta, whose product is MKTKNKQYRIEKGLLLFTQPRSPYFYGKLRVNGKYITQSFAPILNIEDAKRHLYKWRDEIIGNGSFGTTSSDRNEYINHEKLDNDFQFLDVGRFDPNKKSIEERKISFVEIYDEYNQVNASNQAHRCLDCGNPYCEWKCPVHNYIPDWLKLVNEGNIIEAAELCHSTNSLPEVCGRVCPQDRLCEGACTLNDGFGAVTIGSTEKYITEKAFEMGWKPDMSFRKWTNKKVAIIGSGPAGIACADVLTRSGVKSHVFDKNQEIGGLLTFGIPEFKLEKSVIKRRRKILEEMGVEFHLGKEVGKDIPFKKIYDKYDAVFLGMGTYTSLEGGFHGEKLNGVYKAIDYLISSTNKLLGIKDKQNKFINLKGKNVIVLGGGDTAMDCNRTAIRQGAKSVKCLYRRDEENMPGSKREVLNAKEEGVKFEFNIQPIDIVGDEYAEGVKIVKTKLGEPDQNGRRVPIPIPGSEEIYEADAVIVAFGFRASPSEWFKDFKINTHKNGLVDAEEHQEYKFQTTNNKIFSGGDMVRGSDLVVTAIWEGREAAKSIIKYVS
- the hemE gene encoding uroporphyrinogen decarboxylase, whose protein sequence is MNLSQPIFLKALNKEILDTPPIWYMRQAGRYMPEYQAVRKNYKNFLDMCKDPDTCCELALQPINKFNLDVAILFSDILTIPDAMNLNVKFIESQGPVFNNPIRSPDDILNIQQFDESRLLYVYKAVSNIKSALPKNIPLIGFSGSPWTLAAYSIEGKSSKDFLVTKNFIDHNEKETHLFLKILTEACFKYLKKQVESGIDVIQIFDSWANLLSEKNYAIYSLNYIEKLVSKLKEDPITSNIPIILFARSPKCDLDELALSNIDCLSLFWDVNQMESLKLSGKVSIQGNLDPKILLESDEIIKKETFKILDTYKNYPGYIFNLGHGITPNINPEKIKFLTEIIRSR
- a CDS encoding acyl-CoA thioesterase II, producing MKSLLEKSLSLFNLDKVDRDIYSWSGKNVGYKRIFGGQVMAQTLIAAYKTIDVKHFAHSFHSYFLRPGQMEKPITFTVDRIRDGKSFSTRTVKAIQDGEAIFNSSISFQKEEKGLEHQIKMPDVPKPEDLKSEIENRRALLEKLNMDKGDMPMFLKQREIEMRPVEVQDYFNPKKLPPYKNTWIKAEGKLPKDLISQQAFLLYISDMGLLAAANNSVGVNFLTKNFQNASLDHAMWFHRKIDLNDWFLYSIDSPITRNARGFSRGSIFSRTGDLVASCTQEGLIRLWPEKK